TTCGTCCAGATCTAGCAAGAATCGTTATTGCAGTTTCTCTAGGAATATTATCAGGGCGCTTCAACTCATGCAACAAACGTTTAGCATGCGCAACCAAACCAGCTCTCTCGTATGCTACAATCATCGTCTGATATAGAACCTGATCAATTTCAACTCCAGAACTTCTCAGCTTTTGGAATAAAATAGCTGCTCGATCTAATTTTCCCACTTTACCCCATATAGATATTATGGTCGAGTAGGTAATGGCATTAGGCTCAATTCCTATGTTCTGCATTTCTTGAATAAGATTGTTAGCTTTTTCATGCTCCAATGTCTTCCCATAAATCTTAATCATCGTGTTGTAAGTCACGACATTTTGTTCAATACTTTTCCTCTGCATCAATCGAAACAAATGTATAGCTTCCCCGAAAAGCTCAGCCTCACCATAAACCCTCAGAAGAGTATTGTAGCTGACCACATTTGGTTCAATTCCCATTttcctcatactccaaaacaATCTATCTGCCTCTTTTGCCATATCAAGCTGTCCATAAACATCAATCATTATATTACAAGTTGTGAGATCAAGAGGGCACTTCTCCTCATTCATCTCGGAGAAAACTGATAGCGCCTCCAGAAACTTTTGGTTCTCAACATACATAGTCAAGAGCGTCGAGTAACTTACTGTATCCGGCATAACACCCACTGACCTCATCTCTTTGACTAACAGCCTCGCTTCGCGAAAAAACTTTGCTTTTCCAAACACATTAATCATGGTATTATAAGCAACAAGATCAGGAGTAATCCCTGAGCTTTTCAGTCTAGAAAAAATAGAAATCGCCTTAGAATAATCACACAGCTTTCTTGACAATTCGATCAAATTACTATACAAAACAAGATCACCACTAACATGATCTTGTTCCATCTTTTGAAGCCAAGATAAAGCATCATCGAACAACCCCTCTTTACCAAAATGGGTAATAAGAGTAGAATAAGTATACCTATCAGGTGACAAAGCTCTTTGACGCATTTCATCAAACAGTCCATATGCAAGACCCCACTGCTTCGCTCGCAGTACATTACGCAATGCAACATTGTACGCAAACACAGAGGGAGTGTAAAGCGCCACTTCATTAATCCAATCAAGCAAAGCTAACGAGCGTTGCCAGTCAGACTCACGTGAAAGAAGCGTGACCATAAACCGCATTGAAAGATTTCGGTTTTTATAAGGCGACATTAACGCAAACAGTTCGTGTTCATTAGTTGTCTGTCCAATTGAAGACAATAAATCATCCATGTCAACGCTATGGTCCAAGTACGAATTTGACTGCTGTTTTCGCCGGTACGGTCGATGGTTAGAAGACGAAAATGGCGGCGTTTTAAGTGTTGTTTTTCTCCAGACATCTTTTGTTGATGACGTGGCGGAGAGTGAAAAGACAATGAAATGGGTTCGTAGTGGCTTATGTTTAGTGTAGTGTACGAGGATAGTGATTCGATGTTGTTGAGAAAATGGAGATGATGGAATGCAGAAATTGGAAGCACAAGTTGAGAGCAAAAGCGTGGACATAGTACCGTTCAGGGGGGAACATGGGTCCAAACCGTTAATCTCATATGTGCTTCATATTCATACGTTTTATCCGGCTTAAAATATCAATGTCATTAACCATAACATATGTGTCAAAATAGAATTGCCTTTGATAATAAATATTTTAtccttaaattaaaaaaaattcagcACAAACTCAAATTAATCAGATGTCTAATCAAAATAACTACATAACGTGTACTCTGGGAGTCATTTGATTGGTGGGATAAGTAAAATAATCACGGGATAAAATGTGGAATTATTTTATTAGCATTTGGTTATGTGTATTAATTAATCTCATGATTATTTTATCTCAACACTCGTACTAAAATTGTACTAAAATGATAGAATTAGCTATTCATATAGTGTGGGATAACTAATCTCATGGGATATTTCAACCCTTAGAAGTTAGAATATCCTTATCTATCTCATCCCACTAATCAAACGACCCTTTTAAGGAAAAAAATGGGAATTTTCCTTTTAATAACAAAGGTACCCAAAGCACTTGTACGATCATTACTTCACCAAATATTGTCTCCAATTTTCTCACAAGACTGTACAAATGAGAGATTTATATTTGTTTCTATTGAAATTTTAACACTGATCTCCCATTGGTTTAGAACAAAAAGAATACACATCGtcctttttataaaataaaaataaataataagtTATATGTCCTACTCTATAATTTCTTTGCATGTCCCAGGTTACTTTGGACCTATGGTATCAAAAGCATGGCAGCATGTGTATGAAAAATATTACTACAGAATAAATCCCCATTCAACATACAAACAGCTTATTTGCATTAAAAATTCATTTTCCAACTAAAAACGAAAAAGTTAAGAAAATATATCCAATTGAAATTAAAATGGCTAGATGATTTGATCGCTTTATATAACATTTGGTATGAGTCTGTCTTTTTACATTCTCCACTTAAAGATTAGATTTTTCTCTAGAGTAGGGTTCGAATTCATAACGTGCGCCTAATTCACACATCATGTTGCGCTCTTACTATTAGACCAAAACGCTAGGGGCTAGAAAGAGATTGAGACTCGAGAACGAGCAATTTTTTCAACCATCTAAGATTAAGGGACAAATACAAGTAAAGTGAATCGTAACTTAAGAACGGAGCTTGTTGACATGAACACAATTTGTTAGAAATATATTCTCATTCCAATGGTACGTCAGTCTTACCAACATCAACCAACATACATCATGATTATATTGAAGTGTAAACGCTatgtttttctcaattttttcaaTTGCTTTAGTTTTAGTTGGCTTCAAAATCATTATTAACTTGATAAATGAAGTGGACTTTCGTTAATGAATGCTCATTGCTAATGTATTCTCTTGCGTACGTTCATTTCATATGCCGAACATGACCGAAAATCCTTACTGAACGTGTACAATCAGCTTTTCAGCAAATTCTACGAGGCTAAAGTGCGTTTTCATAGGGTAATTGCGATTAGCTTAATTATGCTATTGGGAAGAATGGATGTTTTTATTATAAATAGTTACTATATAATGATTAAAATTAGTTAGGCAATCACATTCTCTCCTACTTAATATCCAATTGTTGTAACATCAACAATTACAAAATCTAACTACAATAGATTCGTAATTACGCAGTATGGGCCAGCATTGGGGCCAATTTAAttcgggcaatttgcaggattgtccttcgctgggggtgatctttaatatttaccctcaaatttgtggtctttaacttttgtccttcaaGCAGAATTACACATGGGTagaatttgcaaaattctgccttgcaattttatttttttgttttactgagctgaggttcgaacccacaacctcgggatattaagcgaaggacaaaacttaaagaccaccaatttgaagggcaaaaattaaagaccaccccaaatgaaggacaatcggCGCAATAAAAAAATTTGAGTCCATATAGTACCggatcatttgcacttttgtccctattttgtgttcatctttaatttttgccttcaaatgcactggtttTAATTTTCCTTTCAAAATCGAATTTATATCTATAGAGGCATAAGTTACATATTATAATATTCACAAGTTATGCCTGTGCTATTAAAGAACTTACGCTCAATAGGCATAAGTTtgaattttgaaggacaaaaataaaAGCTGAAGGACAACTGTGCAATTACTTGTATAGTAATAAAACAAGAGTGCACCATAAATTTCCAACTTACAAACAAAAATAGCAAAAATGATACTTTCCGTATTACTCAAAGAAGCTAACACGTCACAAGTCATCAAGCGATTCCCCTTGTCAGGGGTTGGAGACCGTGGACCGTAGACACTTCAAACACGCAAAACCAAACTTAATTATACGCATTTCAATATAATTTTTTCCAGATTATCAACTTCACTCATTATAGACATCTATTTATTTTTAGTCAGGGCAAAATTTAGCATATAAGTTTTGGGTTTATAATCAATAATTGACtcaaattttaaaagttttaCTGAATAAAAGTAACTCATATCCATTTTAGTGTAActcttttcaagaaatcaacttCGCCCATTATAGACATTTATGATTTAAGTACAAATAAGAAGTTTCAAACTTTGACTCATAAATTCAAAATCTAAAATTCATCTCTATCttttaataaataataaaaagtaagaagattttttttttatatcagtATATAAAAATTAAACTCAATTAAAATTAGAACTACTTCACCCCAAATCACTTTCCTGCAATCCCAaaacaacaaaaaacaaaaaactatAAATGATGAGAACATAGTCCTTTGTACTAGCCGGCCTCCAGTATACACACCAGTTAAGTACAACTTCCATTTTTCATCTTCCCACCTAACTTCACTCCACCACTCTTAACAACAACACCCTCTTTGACAAAACCCATTAAAATATATACATTCGCGAAAAGATTACACCAAGCAGTTAATGTTGAATTTTTTCTTCAGATTACATAATTATTGAAGACTTCTCTGTCTCTATTGCTCCTTTGTTTCAATCTTTTTTCTttgttaatgaaaaaaaaaagattgaaatGAAGAAGCTAAAAACGTATTACCTTCACCTTCGTCACCCAACAACAATGGAACGTAAATGGATCTTTCCACTTGCAATTGGTTCCATTGTTTCCCTTTTCCTGTTATTCCTCACAACCCTAACCACACCAAACGGAACCCCACTTCTCCCTTTATACCGTTACTACTCTTCTTATAACGCCGTTAATGTATTCATCGAGTCAAAGCTAAAACCCTTACCAATCTCCACCGTTCCTCCGCCGCCACGTGTCGCTTATCTAATCTCCGGTTCAGCCGGTGACGGTGGCATGACGAAACGTACACTACAAGCACTTTATCATCCGAATAATCAGTATGTTGTACATCTAGATGCTGAGTCATCACCTGAAGAGCGTTTGGATCTGCATAATTATGTTACTAATCATCCCATTTTTAACGAGTTTAAGAATGTTAGGATGATTACTAAAGCTAATCTGGTGACTTATAGAGGACCTACTATGGTTGCTAATACACTTCATGCTGCTGCTATTTTGCTTAAGGAAGCTGGTGAATGGGATTGGTTTATTAATTTAAGTGCTTCTGATTATCCACTTGTTACTCaagatggtaaaaaaaaaaaaaactattttcttgTTAATTAATTAGCTTGATTCTGATTGCTTTTGATTATATGGAGTTTAATGGGGATTTTTCTTTTTCCTGTTTGATTAGATCTGCTTCATACATTTTCGTATTTACCGCGGGATCTTAACTTCATTGATCATACAAGCAAAATTGGCTGGAAAGAGTAAGTGATTCTATCTTGTAccacaaaggaaatgatttttttttttcgttctgTTTTGGTTGAGAATTAGTActcgtttggccatagaaatcaaatatttttcactttatttggaatttttgaagttggagttgtgtttggttatagtttttgcagaaaagatatttggttgtttgaatgtactaaAAGTGAAAACATGatttaaagtgaaaaaaaaattccgGTAAAAAGTGAAtgattctcatggccaaacgggtagGATTGATTATATGAGTTTAACTTGACTCATGTTTCTGAAGGTTCCAAAGGGCAAAGCCAATTATTGTTGATCCAGGATTGTATGCGACTAAAAAGGCAGATGTTTTCTGGATTACACAGAGAAGAAGTGTGCCAACAGCTTTTAAGCTTTTTACTGGTGAGGTTTGGAATCATTTATGCTTGAGCTCAAAGAtttgaactttttctttttggacatgttatACTTTATTTATATGTGATGATGTGTTAATCATTATTCAGTCCACCCCTGCTAAACTGTGTTGTGTCGCTTTCAATTCCTTACTCAATCACAAGTCTGAATCGATCTGAATTTTT
Above is a genomic segment from Lycium barbarum isolate Lr01 chromosome 12, ASM1917538v2, whole genome shotgun sequence containing:
- the LOC132621630 gene encoding beta-glucuronosyltransferase GlcAT14B-like, whose amino-acid sequence is MKKLKTYYLHLRHPTTMERKWIFPLAIGSIVSLFLLFLTTLTTPNGTPLLPLYRYYSSYNAVNVFIESKLKPLPISTVPPPPRVAYLISGSAGDGGMTKRTLQALYHPNNQYVVHLDAESSPEERLDLHNYVTNHPIFNEFKNVRMITKANLVTYRGPTMVANTLHAAAILLKEAGEWDWFINLSASDYPLVTQDDLLHTFSYLPRDLNFIDHTSKIGWKEFQRAKPIIVDPGLYATKKADVFWITQRRSVPTAFKLFTGSAWVVLSRPFIDFCIWGWDNLPRTVLMYYANFISSPEGYFHTVICNAHEFRNTTVNSDLHYISWDNPPKQHPHYLTLNDMQRMVDSNAPFARKFHRDDPVLDKIDSELLFRGKDRLVPGGWCIGSQKNGTDPCSVAGNITVLKPTSGAKRLEKLIGSLLSNENFRPKQCI
- the LOC132621980 gene encoding pentatricopeptide repeat-containing protein At5g39980, chloroplastic codes for the protein MSTLLLSTCASNFCIPSSPFSQQHRITILVHYTKHKPLRTHFIVFSLSATSSTKDVWRKTTLKTPPFSSSNHRPYRRKQQSNSYLDHSVDMDDLLSSIGQTTNEHELFALMSPYKNRNLSMRFMVTLLSRESDWQRSLALLDWINEVALYTPSVFAYNVALRNVLRAKQWGLAYGLFDEMRQRALSPDRYTYSTLITHFGKEGLFDDALSWLQKMEQDHVSGDLVLYSNLIELSRKLCDYSKAISIFSRLKSSGITPDLVAYNTMINVFGKAKFFREARLLVKEMRSVGVMPDTVSYSTLLTMYVENQKFLEALSVFSEMNEEKCPLDLTTCNIMIDVYGQLDMAKEADRLFWSMRKMGIEPNVVSYNTLLRVYGEAELFGEAIHLFRLMQRKSIEQNVVTYNTMIKIYGKTLEHEKANNLIQEMQNIGIEPNAITYSTIISIWGKVGKLDRAAILFQKLRSSGVEIDQVLYQTMIVAYERAGLVAHAKRLLHELKRPDNIPRETAITILARSGRIEEATWVFRQAFDAGELKDIAVFECMIELYSRNRKYTNLIEVFEKMKGAGYFPNSNVIALVLNAYGKLQEFEKADMVYKEMQEEGCVFSDEVHFQMLSLYGARRNLEMVETLYQKLDSNPNVNKKELHLVVAGIYERANRVNDAARIVNRMTYRGTM